Within Candidatus Schekmanbacteria bacterium, the genomic segment AACTGTAATCAGAATTTTTTTTCTCTTTTTTTGTTCTATAAAAAATTAAAAGATGAATTGCATCAAAATGCGGGTATGTATTTGCTGGCGCTCTTTATAGGATTACCAAAGCAGCTCTTGATTTTGTATCCAAGGTATAGTTGACATCCAAAGAAGCTAAGTTTAAAGTAAATACAATACAATTTCAGAAGATTTATAAATATCAAGTGGTGGATTGTCAAATGGTGAAAAGGGATGAAATTAAAAGAATTATTGCTCTTCTTTTTGTGTTTTTGTCATTGATTTTTTTATCTTGCTCAAAAGAAAAAGTTGTTCTTGAAAGAGTGCGATTGGCATTCTTAGACAGCGATCTCCATCAGCTTGCGGCATATGTGGCATTGGATAGAGGATTTTTTACCCAACAGGGACTGCAGGTGGAAGTTGCGGGGATATTTAAAGCGGGGCCTGAGGAAATGTCAGCATTCAGTGCAGGGGAAATAGATATAGGCTATGTAGGACTTGCGCCTGCAACAATAGCTGCTGCAAACGGAATGGCAGATGTTGTTTTATTAGCCCAAGCAAACACAGAAGGTACTTCGATTGTGGTGGGGCCTGACTTCGATGATTCAGAAGGGATAAGAAGTTTAGCGGGAAAAAGCATTGCCATTCCCGGCAAAGGCACAGTACAGGATTTTCTCCTGCAAAAAGCTATTGAAAAATGGCAAATCAATCCAATCCCTAAACAGGTTATCTTAAAGCCTCCTGAAATGCAGTTTGCCCTTAACAACGAAGATATTGATGCTTATATTGCATGGCAGCCTTATCCACAGAGGTCAGTAAGAAGAGGCAAAGGAAAAATTTTAATCGATTCTGGCAAGATATGGAAAGACCATCCCTGTTGTATCCTTGTGGGAGACAGAAAATTTATAGAAGAGGACAAACCAAGAGCTCTCAAAATTATCAAAGTCCATATAATGGCAACAGATTATATTATTGAAAATCCTGAAAAAGCAGTGGAAATTGGTGTGAAATACACAGGTATGGAAAGAGAGACTATAAGGAAAGCCATTGATAAAATACATTATACTTATTTTCCTGATATTGAAAAAACGAAGGAATATTTAGATTTTCTTGTCAAGTTTGGTTATGTAAGAAATGTGGATTCCGGCATTTTTATCAAAAGGTTTGTAAATGAGGAATTATGGACAGGGTTTTGATTTTTTTAAAAAGTGGTTCGATTTTATCAAGCCATTGCTTTTTCTCTTGATAGTTTTAGAGATTTGCACCTTCTATGGGATAATTCCTCAACATATATTTCCTTCTCCACATAGAATTGCAGTTGGGATTATAGAGCTTTCATCATCAGGAATGCCGCCCGGATATAGACTACTAAACCATTTTACTGCAAGCTTAATAAGAGTCTTTGTCGGTTTTTCTGCGGCTTTTATTGTTTCATTCCCCTTGGGAATATTGATGGGTAGATACGGTATAGTGAATAGATATTTGTCTCCAATAATCGAATCATTGCGTCCTGTGCCTCCTCTTGCTTGGCTTCCAATATCTGTTTTATGGTTTGGCCTTGGAATAGTTTCCAAAAGTTTTTTGATTTTTTTGGGGGCTTTTTTCCCTCTCTTGTCTAATACAATCCTTGGAGCATCTTCTGTTGAAAAAGAAATTGTTGAAGGGGCTATGACCCTCGGGGCGAAGGAAAGAGATATATTGCTAAAGATTATAATTCCTGCATCACTGCCATATGTTTTTACTGGTGCACGAATTGGCATGGGTATTGGATGGATGACACTCGTAGCTGCTGAGTTGACAGGCGTCAAAAGCGGTTTTGGGCTTGGCTATATGATTATGACAGCCCGTGATCTTCAGCGAATTGACCTCGTATTTTCAGGTATGGCTGTAATAGGTATAACAGGACTATTAATTGATCTTTTGGTAAGAGTTTTTGAAAATAGAGTTTTGAGATGGAAATCATATTCTGCAATAAAAGGTTGATTAATTAAATAATTTTATCCTTCAAATAATTTTGTTTTTCAAAAAGAAGATATGCTGACAGTTGCAAAGGTAAGCAAAAAATTCGAAAATTATAATGGGAATAGCCCTTTATTGGTTTTGTCCGATGTTTCATTGCATATTGAGAAAGGAAGTTTTATTTCTATTATGGGACCCAGCGGTTGCGGCAAGACAACTTTATTGCGCATCCTTGCAGGCTTGGAAAAGCCGGATAGTGGTGAAGTCAAGGTTGGAGAAAAAACCTTGAATGCACCCGGTGAAGCATCGGTGTTGATATCTCAAAAAAATGATCTTCTGCCATGGAGGACAGTAATAAAAAATATTGAATTTGGATTGGAGTTGAAAGGGATGAATTATCAAGAGAGGCATAAGAGAGCTATGGAATTGATATCATCATTTGGCTTAAAAGGGTTTGAAGATTATTATCCCTACCAACTTTCAGGAGGAATGGCACGAAAGGTTTCTTTCTTGAGAGCTATCATTACTTCACCGCAAGTCATTTTTATGGATGAGCCTTTTGTTTTTCTTGATAGAGAGGTAAGCTATGAGATACAGGAATTTTTACAATCAGCTTGGATGAAGTCAAGATGCACCATAGTGCTGGTTAGTCATAGTATTGATGAAGCAATTTTTCTTTCTCAGAAAATTCTTCTCTTTTCTAAACGTCCGGGCAGAATAATTAAAGAGATAGATAATAAACTTCCTTATCCAAGGAACAGATATAGTAAGGAATTCATTGATTTTAGAACGGAAGTAGAAATGATAATGAAGGAGGGAAAGTGATAGGTAATGGAAAACCGCTTTTCTTCAATTGTTTTTTCCCTTCTTGTGCATTTAGGGATAATTTCGCTTCTTGTATTTTCAATGAATTTTTCAGTACCTACGGTTCCTGAAAAGTTCAAAGTGATGGTTTATGATATCCCAAAAGCGTCTTCAAAAGCTCTTAAAAAGGATAGAGAAAGCGCCCTTCTTTCAGACAAAGATGCTTCAGGCGCGTCAAGATTAGGTGAAGAAAACAATGCTGAGCCATTAAGAGGGTTAAAAAAAGGGATTAACAGCGCTGATAATTCAAAACTTCCTATTCCTCGCGGGAAAATGCAATCTCCGACAGTACCGCCAATGCCAAATATAATTGAAAAAAATCGAGAGAGGAGGAAGCAGACTTTACCGCAGAAAGGTGTCAAGGAGGGGATTGAAGCAAGAAAAAGTAATGGTAAGGGAATTTTCAAAGCTGAAAGACGGGGTATTGATAGGGGAAATGGAGAGAAAGAAAAAAGATTGACTCCTGAGCAACAGAAAGAATTGGAAAAATTTCTTGCTGCTGTGAGAAAAAATCCATCTTTGAATAACAATCGTGATAACAATTTTTTAGGTTTAGACAGCAAAGACCTTTCAAAGTTTGCTGGCATTGATAGGGGATTTGGAGGTGAAGATGAAGAAGGCGAAGGTGGTAAAGGGTTAATACCATCAACAGGAAAAGTTGTTAGTCTCAATACTAAAGATTTTAAATATTTTTCATATTTTAGGCATTTGAAGGAGCTTATCGAGGGAGTATGGGTCTATCCCAAAATTGCCCGCGAGAGAGGTATTGCAGGCAATCTTGTTATACAATTTACAATCGATATAGATGGCAATTTGACAGAGGCGAAAGTAATAAGGTCCTCAGGATATTTTTTCCTCGATGATGCTGCGTTGAAAGCATTGCATGATGCTTCACCTTTTCCTCCTTTGCCCAAGAGATGGCATCAGGATTCTGTAACTATTGCAGGAAGTTTTACATATTATTTAAATTATATGCCTTGAGGCTTTTTGGACTATCAGGAATAATAGTTTATTCTTCATTTCCAATTGAAATAATTATCATTTTCCAATAGTTTTTTAAATCTAAAAAGTTTTATCAAAAGAAGGGGATAAAATGATTGCAGAAATAATTTCAATTGGGACAGAGCTTTTGTTGGGGCAGATTTTGGATACAAATTCACAGTATCTTTCGCAGAAGTTGGCAGAGATTGGTGTAAATTTATATTTTAAGCAAACCACAGGCGACAATGTGGAAAGGATAAAGGAAGCTATAAATATAGCGCTGGATAGGTCTGATTTTATAGTACTTTCAGGCGGATTAGGTCCAACAGGTGATGACTGTACAAAAAACGCAGTTTCACAGATAGTCGGAAAAAAACTCATTTTAAATGAATCAGCTTTTCAAAAATTGAAAGAGATTTTTGATGTTCGAGGTATAAAAATGTCAGAAAACAACAAGATACAAGCATATTTCCCGGAAGGTGCAATGATAATAGAAAATAAAAACGGGACGGCGCCGGGATTTATATGCAGCATCAAAGGGAAGCATATTGCGGCATTACCGGGAGTCCCATTCGAATTTAAACAGATGGTTGATGATTCTTTGATTCCCTTCATTAAAGAAAGGGCAGGAGGTGGAAAGGTAATCAAATCAAGAGTGCTGAGGACCATAGGGATGTCAGAATCCCGTTTAGCAGAAATTTTAGAAGACATCTTCAATGATAGTGTTAATCCATCTATGGCTTATCTTGCCGGAAATTCAGGTATTGCAATTAGGATTACTGCTAAAGCAGAGGATATCGATGAGGCTGAAAAAATGATATCCCATTTGGAGAGAAGGATAAGAGATAGGATAGAGGGATTAATCTATGGAGTTGATGATGAGACAATTGAAGAATCGGTAGGGAAACTGCTTCGTGCAAAAGGTTTATCCATCGCGATAGCAGAATCGTGCACAGGCGGACTTATCTCAAGCACAATAACAAATACAGCCGGCTCTTCTCTTTATTTTGATAGGGGATTTGTAACTTACAGCAATAATGCAAAAATCGAGATGCTTTCAGTTCCCGAAAAATTGATCAATGAGAAGGGTGCTGTATCTGAGGAGGTTGCCATTGAAATGGCGAGAGGGGCAAGAAAAAAAGCAGGAACAGATATTGGAGTTGGGGTAACAGGTATTGCAGGTCCCGGTGGGGGAACCGCAGAAAAACCGGTAGGACTTGTCTATATAGCCCTCTCTGCAAAGGATTGCGAAAAAGTCAAAGAATATAGACTTGGGAAACTTCGTTTGAGGAATAAACACCTTACCTCATTGCTTGCGATCAATATGCTGAGACAGTATCTTATAGGAGTCAAATAAATGAGATGCAAAGTAGTTTCCAAATCAGAAAACGATACATTTAGTCTCGGTAGAAGAATTGGAGAGGTTCTTTTGGGAGGAGAGATTTTGGCGCTTAGCGGAGAATTGGGTTCCGGAAAGACATATTTTACGAAAGGAATTGCAGGGGGATTGGGAATCGATAGAGATGTAGTTGTAAGCCCTACTTTTACTATTGTCAATGAGTATGAAGGACGGTTGAAAATGTATCACTCGGATTTCTATAGGATTGACAGTTGTGCTGAATTTGAAACCATAGGCCTTGACGAGAGCTTTAAAGAGTTTAAAGCTGTAATTGTAATAGAATGGGCTGATAAGCTTGAGCAACTATTGCCTGATGAAAAGCTGAATGTTTCAATTACTGTACAGAACAAAAATAAAAGGATATTTGAGTTTTCTACTAAGAGTAAAAAATACAATCATATCTTCAATCTTTTGAAAAAGGTGTAGTTTGAGGATAATAACATCACATATAAATACCGATTTTGATGGTTTTGCCTCGATGGTAGCAGCGTCCAAAATTTATCCAAGGTCAAAGATTGTTTTTACAGGAGCTCAGGAAAAGACCTTACGAGAATTTCTGAAAAAGGAGGGAAAGGATTTTAAGTATTTTCAGGCAGGGGAAATTGATTTATCAAAAGTTTCCTCTCTTGTCCTTGTGGATGTGAGCAGAAGTGAGAAACTGGGAGTTTTTCAGGAGCTTATTGGAAAGAAAAGCATTGAGATTCATATATACGACCACCATTTGACAACAAATAAGGGCTTAAAGTGTAAAAAAGCAGTTTTGAAGAAGAGAGGAGCAACTACTACGATATTGGTAGAAATTCTAAGACGGAAAAAAATATCTTTATCGAAGAAAGAAGCAACATTAATGGCAATGGGAATCTATGAAGAGACAGGATGCTTATCATATTCATCTACTACTCCAGAAGATTTAAGGGCAGCAGGATGGCTCATTCAATGCGGTGCCGACTTAAAATTGGTCAGAGAATAT encodes:
- a CDS encoding ABC transporter substrate-binding protein, which encodes MVKRDEIKRIIALLFVFLSLIFLSCSKEKVVLERVRLAFLDSDLHQLAAYVALDRGFFTQQGLQVEVAGIFKAGPEEMSAFSAGEIDIGYVGLAPATIAAANGMADVVLLAQANTEGTSIVVGPDFDDSEGIRSLAGKSIAIPGKGTVQDFLLQKAIEKWQINPIPKQVILKPPEMQFALNNEDIDAYIAWQPYPQRSVRRGKGKILIDSGKIWKDHPCCILVGDRKFIEEDKPRALKIIKVHIMATDYIIENPEKAVEIGVKYTGMERETIRKAIDKIHYTYFPDIEKTKEYLDFLVKFGYVRNVDSGIFIKRFVNEELWTGF
- a CDS encoding ABC transporter ATP-binding protein, which codes for MLTVAKVSKKFENYNGNSPLLVLSDVSLHIEKGSFISIMGPSGCGKTTLLRILAGLEKPDSGEVKVGEKTLNAPGEASVLISQKNDLLPWRTVIKNIEFGLELKGMNYQERHKRAMELISSFGLKGFEDYYPYQLSGGMARKVSFLRAIITSPQVIFMDEPFVFLDREVSYEIQEFLQSAWMKSRCTIVLVSHSIDEAIFLSQKILLFSKRPGRIIKEIDNKLPYPRNRYSKEFIDFRTEVEMIMKEGK
- a CDS encoding competence/damage-inducible protein A — its product is MIAEIISIGTELLLGQILDTNSQYLSQKLAEIGVNLYFKQTTGDNVERIKEAINIALDRSDFIVLSGGLGPTGDDCTKNAVSQIVGKKLILNESAFQKLKEIFDVRGIKMSENNKIQAYFPEGAMIIENKNGTAPGFICSIKGKHIAALPGVPFEFKQMVDDSLIPFIKERAGGGKVIKSRVLRTIGMSESRLAEILEDIFNDSVNPSMAYLAGNSGIAIRITAKAEDIDEAEKMISHLERRIRDRIEGLIYGVDDETIEESVGKLLRAKGLSIAIAESCTGGLISSTITNTAGSSLYFDRGFVTYSNNAKIEMLSVPEKLINEKGAVSEEVAIEMARGARKKAGTDIGVGVTGIAGPGGGTAEKPVGLVYIALSAKDCEKVKEYRLGKLRLRNKHLTSLLAINMLRQYLIGVK
- the tsaE gene encoding tRNA (adenosine(37)-N6)-threonylcarbamoyltransferase complex ATPase subunit type 1 TsaE, with translation MRCKVVSKSENDTFSLGRRIGEVLLGGEILALSGELGSGKTYFTKGIAGGLGIDRDVVVSPTFTIVNEYEGRLKMYHSDFYRIDSCAEFETIGLDESFKEFKAVIVIEWADKLEQLLPDEKLNVSITVQNKNKRIFEFSTKSKKYNHIFNLLKKV
- a CDS encoding ABC transporter permease, with translation MRNYGQGFDFFKKWFDFIKPLLFLLIVLEICTFYGIIPQHIFPSPHRIAVGIIELSSSGMPPGYRLLNHFTASLIRVFVGFSAAFIVSFPLGILMGRYGIVNRYLSPIIESLRPVPPLAWLPISVLWFGLGIVSKSFLIFLGAFFPLLSNTILGASSVEKEIVEGAMTLGAKERDILLKIIIPASLPYVFTGARIGMGIGWMTLVAAELTGVKSGFGLGYMIMTARDLQRIDLVFSGMAVIGITGLLIDLLVRVFENRVLRWKSYSAIKG
- a CDS encoding TonB family protein yields the protein MENRFSSIVFSLLVHLGIISLLVFSMNFSVPTVPEKFKVMVYDIPKASSKALKKDRESALLSDKDASGASRLGEENNAEPLRGLKKGINSADNSKLPIPRGKMQSPTVPPMPNIIEKNRERRKQTLPQKGVKEGIEARKSNGKGIFKAERRGIDRGNGEKEKRLTPEQQKELEKFLAAVRKNPSLNNNRDNNFLGLDSKDLSKFAGIDRGFGGEDEEGEGGKGLIPSTGKVVSLNTKDFKYFSYFRHLKELIEGVWVYPKIARERGIAGNLVIQFTIDIDGNLTEAKVIRSSGYFFLDDAALKALHDASPFPPLPKRWHQDSVTIAGSFTYYLNYMP